One window from the genome of Acidimicrobiia bacterium encodes:
- a CDS encoding ComEC/Rec2 family competence protein: MNGVPSFEPGPVIATLAAVAGVLAGQRAGPDPASLVLLVGGLVVLASIAVRGSRRVLLASVGVAALTFACTQRALAGEAHSPLTALATRGPLVTVSGTLVSDPGGPAYIASALLRVTTLAIDGAPPQHIDARVLVRATGTDSSEWRVLAEGDAVSATGLLRPLVGRDRDARWQHAVALLTEPRLVSFDDPRAPPFRVANALRDIVLRGTQPLDPTDRALLAGFLVGDVRGVPKPVTDDFRDSGLTHLLAVSGENVAFVLALVGPLLRRCSLRGRLLGGLALLIVFGCATRFEPSVLRAEVMAAFAMAAAFVGRPAPAGRLLCGAVIVLLVADPFLLHSLGFQLSVAATAAIVGGAPAIARRLPGPEWLRLPLAVSVAAQVGVTPVLLATRGSVPVVSPLANLVAVPLAEPLTVVGFVLASVAGVFGGHAPRLFALGFAPVAAMLSWVRMVAHLGARVPVQLHIRGALAVVAIGALAAAVRRERGGRVPDRSRRAGDAREGDGPCRTE; encoded by the coding sequence GTGAACGGCGTCCCGAGCTTCGAGCCCGGTCCCGTGATCGCGACCCTCGCCGCGGTCGCCGGCGTCCTCGCGGGCCAGCGCGCGGGCCCGGACCCCGCGTCGCTCGTCCTGTTGGTCGGCGGGCTCGTGGTCCTCGCGTCGATCGCGGTGCGGGGCTCACGGCGCGTGCTGCTCGCGTCGGTCGGCGTCGCCGCGCTCACCTTCGCGTGCACGCAGCGTGCGCTCGCGGGCGAGGCGCATTCGCCGCTGACCGCGCTCGCGACGCGCGGGCCGCTGGTCACGGTCTCGGGCACGCTCGTCTCCGATCCCGGCGGTCCCGCGTACATCGCCTCCGCGCTGCTGCGTGTCACCACGCTCGCGATCGACGGCGCGCCGCCGCAGCACATCGACGCGCGCGTGCTCGTGCGTGCGACCGGAACCGACTCGAGCGAGTGGCGCGTGCTCGCCGAGGGCGACGCGGTGAGCGCAACCGGATTGTTGCGACCACTCGTCGGACGTGATCGCGACGCGCGCTGGCAGCACGCGGTGGCGCTGCTCACCGAGCCACGACTCGTGAGCTTCGACGATCCACGGGCGCCTCCGTTCCGTGTCGCCAACGCGCTGCGCGACATCGTCCTGCGCGGCACGCAACCGCTCGACCCGACCGACCGCGCGCTCCTCGCGGGCTTCCTGGTCGGCGACGTGCGCGGCGTACCGAAGCCGGTCACCGACGACTTCCGCGACTCCGGTCTCACGCATCTGCTCGCGGTCTCGGGCGAGAACGTCGCGTTCGTGCTCGCGCTCGTCGGACCCCTGTTGAGAAGATGTTCGCTGCGAGGTCGCCTCCTCGGTGGGCTCGCGCTGCTGATCGTGTTCGGTTGCGCGACGCGCTTCGAGCCGTCGGTGTTGCGCGCCGAAGTCATGGCCGCGTTCGCGATGGCCGCGGCGTTCGTCGGTCGTCCGGCCCCGGCGGGTCGGTTGCTGTGCGGTGCGGTGATCGTGTTGCTCGTCGCCGACCCGTTCTTGCTGCACTCGCTCGGGTTCCAGCTCTCGGTCGCGGCCACCGCCGCGATCGTCGGCGGCGCGCCTGCGATCGCGAGGAGGCTGCCGGGACCGGAGTGGTTGCGACTCCCGCTCGCGGTGTCGGTCGCCGCGCAAGTGGGCGTCACGCCGGTGCTGCTGGCGACGCGCGGATCGGTGCCGGTCGTGTCGCCGCTCGCGAACCTCGTCGCGGTCCCGCTCGCGGAGCCCCTCACGGTCGTGGGCTTCGTGCTCGCGTCGGTCGCCGGTGTGTTCGGCGGGCACGCGCCACGGCTGTTCGCACTCGGCTTCGCGCCGGTGGCGGCCATGCTGAGCTGGGTCCGCATGGTCGCGCACCTCGGCGCGCGAGTCCCCGTCCAGCTGCACATTCGCGGCGCGCTCGCGGTCGTCGCGATCGGCGCGCTGGCGGCGGCGGTCCGCCGAGAACGCGGCGGTAGGGTGCCGGACCGGAGCAGGCGAGCGGGCGACGCTCGGGAGGGTGACGGTCCGTGCCGGACGGAGTGA
- the folP gene encoding dihydropteroate synthase, with protein sequence MSTAVVPYPTIRLGPVRHDVTTRTLVMGILNRTPDSFYDRGATWGFDAFLERAAALVDAGADLLDVGGVKAGPGPDVGEQEELDRVIPAVEALHARFETPISVDTWRASVLDAGCAAGAVVGNDISGFGDPHYLAVAKRHEATVVATHIRLKPRVPDPEPRYDDLVADVETFLLDRARRAEAAGLAPEQIVLDAGLDLGKTPAMSAVLLRESARHASLGYPLLLSASNKRFLGELLALDIDDRRPESLGAVAYGVLAGCRVVRVHDVAGTASVCRVVEAILASRFATAATVGAP encoded by the coding sequence ATGTCCACTGCGGTGGTGCCGTACCCGACGATCCGGCTCGGGCCGGTGCGCCACGACGTGACCACCCGCACCCTGGTGATGGGCATCCTGAACCGCACGCCCGACTCGTTCTACGACCGCGGCGCGACGTGGGGCTTCGACGCGTTCCTCGAACGCGCCGCCGCGCTCGTCGACGCGGGCGCGGATCTGCTCGATGTCGGCGGTGTGAAGGCCGGCCCCGGTCCCGACGTGGGGGAGCAGGAGGAGCTCGACCGGGTGATCCCGGCGGTCGAGGCTCTGCACGCGCGGTTCGAGACGCCGATCTCGGTCGACACCTGGCGCGCATCCGTGCTCGACGCGGGCTGCGCGGCGGGCGCGGTCGTCGGCAACGACATCAGCGGCTTCGGCGATCCCCACTACCTCGCGGTCGCGAAACGCCACGAGGCCACCGTTGTCGCGACCCACATCCGCCTGAAGCCACGCGTGCCCGATCCCGAGCCTCGTTACGACGATCTCGTCGCCGACGTCGAGACGTTCCTGCTCGACCGCGCGCGCCGCGCCGAAGCCGCCGGCCTCGCTCCCGAGCAGATCGTGCTCGACGCCGGCCTCGACCTCGGCAAGACACCGGCGATGAGCGCGGTGCTGCTGCGCGAGTCCGCGCGCCACGCCTCGCTCGGCTACCCGCTGCTCTTGTCGGCGTCGAACAAGCGGTTCCTCGGCGAGCTGCTCGCGCTCGACATCGACGACCGCCGGCCCGAGTCGCTCGGCGCGGTTGCCTACGGCGTGCTCGCGGGCTGCCGCGTCGTGCGGGTCCACGATGTCGCGGGCACCGCGAGCGTGTGCCGGGTCGTCGAGGCGATCCTCGCGTCGCGCTTCGCGACCGCGGCGACGGTCGGCGCGCCGTGA
- the rpsT gene encoding 30S ribosomal protein S20 translates to MANIKSQKKRILTNEKRRVRNKAVRSELKTRIKGAHVEMAAGSDDATAAVNLAQKRLGKAAAKGTIHKNQAARRTSRLMRAAAAAAAASAE, encoded by the coding sequence ATGGCGAACATCAAGAGTCAGAAGAAGCGGATCCTCACCAACGAGAAGCGGCGCGTCCGTAACAAGGCCGTGCGCTCGGAGTTGAAGACCCGTATCAAGGGTGCGCACGTCGAGATGGCGGCCGGCAGCGACGACGCCACGGCCGCGGTGAACCTGGCGCAGAAGCGCCTCGGCAAGGCCGCCGCCAAGGGCACGATCCACAAGAACCAGGCCGCCCGCCGCACGTCGCGCCTCATGCGCGCCGCCGCGGCGGCTGCTGCAGCCTCGGCCGAGTAG
- a CDS encoding DUF6398 domain-containing protein, with the protein MDENGQFQPAPYLRAVDPDDRYTDDMYMDDMPMDLGACERLEREGRRDSLLASLIARVGDADALATLDAVPIPDEPFNWSVVEPADHAFVSEVVALSDRYCDATLDVEFRTITRRLIARVARRDPRPFRRSRDAARCAAAFVWLAGGASGEFGGRGPRAVHLLWKWFGVSSASDRGYALRRAAGLEPSWIDNGYWSDEMTLGDVSLLHSGFRARLLARRDLLFDIERGRRRWNPRPDGTAEIQARPAAVIAAGPGTARDTTTPLVLLGLGDHLDDADFFALTVPEAKSLVARVQHTLDGLKLSG; encoded by the coding sequence ATGGATGAAAACGGTCAGTTCCAACCCGCCCCCTACCTCCGTGCGGTCGACCCCGACGACAGGTACACGGACGACATGTACATGGACGACATGCCGATGGATCTCGGCGCGTGCGAACGGCTCGAACGCGAGGGCCGTCGCGACTCTCTGCTCGCGAGCCTCATCGCGCGCGTGGGCGATGCCGACGCACTCGCGACGCTCGACGCCGTGCCGATCCCCGACGAGCCGTTCAACTGGTCGGTCGTCGAACCGGCAGATCACGCGTTCGTCAGCGAGGTCGTGGCGCTGAGCGATCGCTATTGCGATGCCACGCTCGACGTCGAGTTCCGAACCATCACGCGGCGCCTCATCGCCCGCGTCGCGCGTCGCGATCCGCGCCCGTTCCGCAGGAGCCGCGACGCGGCCCGTTGCGCCGCGGCCTTCGTCTGGCTCGCGGGCGGTGCGAGCGGCGAGTTCGGCGGTCGCGGACCGCGTGCCGTCCACCTCCTGTGGAAGTGGTTCGGCGTGAGCAGCGCTTCCGACCGCGGGTACGCGCTCCGACGGGCAGCCGGCCTCGAACCGAGCTGGATCGACAATGGGTACTGGAGCGATGAGATGACGCTCGGCGACGTCTCGCTCCTTCACTCGGGGTTTCGTGCGCGACTGCTCGCGCGCCGCGATCTCCTCTTCGACATCGAACGCGGACGACGCCGATGGAACCCGCGACCCGACGGAACCGCCGAGATCCAGGCCCGACCGGCCGCCGTGATCGCGGCGGGACCGGGCACGGCGAGGGACACGACCACACCGCTCGTGCTCCTCGGACTTGGTGACCACCTCGACGACGCCGACTTCTTCGCCTTGACGGTCCCCGAGGCCAAGTCGCTCGTCGCGCGCGTGCAGCACACGCTCGACGGATTGAAGCTCAGCGGATGA
- a CDS encoding ComEA family DNA-binding protein, with product MVDPVPELDIGAPVRPTLPPTSAERWAQWRHDPRVFTAALIVVALAAGAWWLRLSSADPSGASPRTDARASAAATVAPTSSIGPTTTSAAAYVVDVVGAVRKPGVVSLPGSARVVDAVNAAGGALPTADLDRINLAAHLVDGMRIAVPRRGAPADEAGPTNDPGAAGAAGGAGAAGASGTPTPSTPIDLNTATEPQLEALPGIGPSLAQAILQEREREGGFHSVDDLRRVRGIGDVRFAQLRGLVTV from the coding sequence ATGGTCGATCCCGTTCCCGAGCTCGACATCGGCGCGCCGGTTCGTCCGACACTGCCGCCGACGTCGGCGGAACGCTGGGCGCAGTGGCGTCACGACCCGCGCGTCTTCACGGCCGCGCTGATCGTCGTCGCGCTCGCGGCCGGCGCGTGGTGGCTGCGCCTGTCGAGCGCCGATCCGTCGGGCGCGTCGCCGCGCACCGACGCGCGCGCGAGCGCGGCGGCGACGGTTGCACCGACGTCGTCGATCGGCCCGACCACCACGAGCGCGGCCGCGTATGTCGTCGACGTGGTCGGCGCGGTACGAAAGCCCGGTGTCGTCTCGTTGCCGGGGAGCGCGCGCGTCGTCGACGCGGTGAACGCCGCGGGGGGAGCGCTGCCGACCGCCGATCTCGATCGCATCAATCTCGCCGCGCATCTCGTCGACGGCATGCGCATCGCGGTGCCGCGGCGCGGCGCGCCCGCCGACGAAGCCGGGCCGACGAACGACCCCGGCGCCGCCGGCGCCGCCGGCGGGGCAGGAGCGGCCGGCGCGTCCGGAACGCCGACACCGTCGACCCCGATCGACCTCAACACTGCGACCGAACCGCAGCTCGAGGCGTTGCCGGGCATCGGTCCGTCGCTCGCGCAGGCGATCCTCCAGGAACGCGAGCGCGAAGGCGGCTTCCACTCGGTCGACGACCTCCGCCGCGTGCGCGGCATCGGCGACGTTCGCTTCGCGCAGCTGCGCGGGCTGGTGACGGTGTGA